From a single Silene latifolia isolate original U9 population chromosome 6, ASM4854445v1, whole genome shotgun sequence genomic region:
- the LOC141587762 gene encoding uncharacterized protein LOC141587762 has protein sequence MRLCNPSIRKSLLLPPCPLLPSDWRTPKFVLGFALHSQDYKVVAIAFKRIKRVELPVMGVAVYTLSNQQWSVRDNVLNIDYLSFKHLFGAYYFCEGAAHWLRDDAPDEDTSYYQLYNPTHLVSFDFDSEHFSFLELPVALDELENYSGSLFILGESLALFCISLLSFRIWVLKQENGNRLWTLWFSGPSSRDGYEFFYNMGSPTKRVLYFEGDGGYLVYGKKSYNIVTCQVRELGKSMCYDSQLATYSESLVLCNQLGTVDMA, from the coding sequence ATGAGATTATGTAATCCGAGTATTAGAAAATCATTGCTACTTCCTCCTTGTCCACTTCTTCCCTCTGATTGGCGCACGCCTAAATTTGTACTTGGATTTGCGCTTCATAGTCAGGATTATAAAGTCGTTGCAATCGCATTTAAACGCATTAAGCGTGTAGAGCTTCCTGTGATGGGTGTTGCAGTTTACACGCTTAGTAATCAACAATGGTCTGTCAGGGATAATGTCCTCAATATCGATTATTTGTCTTTTAAGCATTTGTTTGGGGCCTACTACTTCTGTGAGGGCGCAGCTCACTGGCTTAGAGATGATGCTCCAGATGAGGATACTAGTTATTATCAGTTATATAATCCGACTCATCTTGTTTCCTTTGATTTTGATTCGGAACATTTCAGCTTTTTGGAACTGCCAGTTGCGTTGGATGAATTAGAAAATTATTCCGGGTCTCTATTTATTCTCGGTGAATCGCTAGCGCTTTTCTGCATTTCTCTTTTGAGTTTTAGAATATGGGTGTTGAAACAGGAGAATGGAAATAGACTATGGACTCTATGGTTTTCAGGTCCTTCGAGTCGTGATGGTTATGAATTTTTCTACAATATGGGATCACCAACAAAAAGGGTATTGTATTTTGAGGGTGATGGTGGCTATCTTGTTTACGGAAAGAAATCCTATAATATTGTTACTTGCCAAGTACGGGAGCTTGGAAAATCTATGTGCTATGATTCACAACTGGCAACGTATTCTGAGAGCTTGGTGTTGTGCAATCAACTCGGAACCGTGGATATGGCATAA